The Leopardus geoffroyi isolate Oge1 chromosome C1, O.geoffroyi_Oge1_pat1.0, whole genome shotgun sequence sequence TTTcctatctgtaaagtggaggtGATGACAGCGTCCACATCGTTGGGCAGGAGTGGCAATCACAAGAGCCAGCAAATGGGAAAGCCGTTTTGTGACCTGCAAAGCTTGGGATGGAGCATCGTCATGATTATGGTCCTGAGGAGAGGCAGGGGGCAACCGGGCGGGATCCAAAGCAGTGACGCGGCCGAGGCACCAGGACGGCTGCTGTGATGCGCCGGGGCCCCGACCGTCGACGTGCTTCTTTCAGCACCTCCTCCAGGGGATTCCCACCGCCCAGGCCCACCCTCATCCTGGGGTTCGAGAAACTTTTGCCTCCGGCCCGCTCCACAAACACTCCCTACTAGTTTCCGCCCTGCAGCCACTAACTCACCTCCCGGGCCAAGGCCGGCGGGAGCTGTGTCTCTCTATGGTCCACCAGCTGCTGGAGCGGCCTCCCGGGACTCCTTTTGTGCGACCGCCTCCGGCCCAGCCGCCTCTAGGACTTCGGGCCGATGGAGgccgctctctcttcctctcgtCGGCTGGCGGTGTACTCTATGGTTTTCTCCGGCGttttccctttgccccttttcCCCCCCTAGCGGCCCAAGGAGTACCATCGAGAGTTGTGGGGCAGAGTGGCACGGCCCGCTAGGTGGGTGTGGCGGGAAGTAGGTGAAGGAACGCCGGGGCGGGGCCGAGCGGCGCGTCCCTGGAGTGCTGGGGGCTGAAACCATcgagagggagggccagagagtcATGGCGGTAAGGGGGCGGAGTGAGGGGTTATTCCGAGCCACGCTGCTGGAGGCGCGAGCTGGGGTGTGGAAAGGGTTCGGGAAGGGGCTTCTGGGCGTCAGACAAGGGACGGGAGGGGGAAGGGCTTTGTCTGTGGATTTCCACGCATAAGTATTTTGGCATTCTGGATTCTACTCTGAGCCTCAGCCGTGGTCTCGGCTGTCAATTCACCGTCCCGCGTGCCTCGCGCACAGCAAAGTGGCAGGGGTCGGGAAGGTGTGCTAGAAACGATGTGACTTCCAATCCCTCGGGATCTTACAATCTAAAATTAGACTGGGTCACGTTTTATTGGGGGAGAATTCGGGGAAAATGTCCGTGGAGGAAGCAGCAAATGGACAGGTGTTAAattgggggagaaggaagagtcaATTAGAATGGGGATTCCGAGTAGAGAAGACCTGCCTGAGCAGAATTATACAACAGAGATTATTAGGCGCTAAGCAATGAAAGATAGGTAGGCCCTGTGTTGTGAAGGGTTTTGAGTACCAGGCAGAGGAGTTTTTACCTAATTCAGGGATCTGTTCAGAACAAGCCATTGGATTGAAGCCGACTGTATGAAGAAAGATCTGGATCCCTGTGTAGCAATTTGGTACGCCAAAGCCAGAGGTGGAGGCCCATTAAGATGACGTTTTaagaactaaaattaattttaaagagacaGTTTAGTCGTGAGGTAATAAAGGGCTAACTAAACAGGGCATTAGGAATTGAGCATGTAAAGGAGAGGATATTTGAAGGGTATTACTCATGGTGGTAAGGCATGGGGTTACTGACAGGTCAGTGGAAGAGAGTAGCTTCATCCTCTGTTAACTCTGGGCAGTGGGCCCCTTTCTATCTCAGCTAGTCCCAGGGACCACAAAAATTCTGCCCATTATCCTGATGAGAAGATGGTTACATTGTTCTCTCATGTTTAAGGACTCTTTAGACCTCGTCCTCTGGCAGGAAATTGAACTATGAACAGGATAATGAAGGGCAAAATGGGAAGAGGGGCCTGAAGTCTCAGCCCTTGCATTCCAGCAGGACCTCCATCCCACAAAGGGAGGATATGGAAACACACAGTAGAACTGACCTGTCCTTCCTGCACCTGGCCTCTGTGGGAAGAAGGGATGAGGGTGACGAGGAATTGCAGAGTCCTTTCTAAACTAATCTGCTTTGTCCCATCTCCACTGCTCTCCACCCCCAGGTTTGAAAATGCGTCAGAGCCTGTAAGGTTCAGTGTTTCCCTCTCAAGATGCCCCTTTCAGACTTTATTCTGGCCCTGAAGGACAATCCCTACTTTGGGGCTGGATTTGGGCTTGTGGGTGTGGGCacggccctggccctggcccggAAGGGTGCCCAGCTGGGCTTGGTGGCATTCCGGCGCCATTACATGATCACACTGGAAGTCCCTGCTCGAGACCGAAGCTATGCCTGGTTGCTTAGCTGGCTCACCCGCCACAGTACCCGTACTCAGCATCTCAGTGTTGAGACTTCATACCTTCAGCATGAGAGTGGGCGCATCTCCACTAAGTTTGAATTTGTCCCCAGCCCTGGAAACCACTTTATCTGGTAAGGTTGGGAGCCAGGGAGGGCTCTAAGAGTAGAAAGGAGAATGAGGGGAGCCGGATTTGACCCCCCATTCATTCACCTCATTGTGACCATTTTTATTCAGGTACCAAGGGAAATGGATCCGAGTGGAACGAAGCCGAGAGATGCAGATGATAGACCTGCAGACAGGGACTCCTTGGGAATCTGTCACCTTCACAGCTCTGGGCACTGACCGAAAGGTTTTCTTCAACATCCTGGAGGAAGGTGTGGGATAGCACGGGCTGCCTTTATGgcgaggggggcagggggggggggcaagttgCAAGAATGGGGCATGTGACGTCAGAGGAAGAGAAGCTTGGAGAGGAGGATCTTAGCCCATGAGACCAGAGGGAAGCTGTTTTGGCACAGGTCTGCCTAATAGCATGGCAAAGACGAATTACTGGCTTTGTCTTATTTCCCCCTCTTAGCTCGAGAGCTAGCCTtgcagcaggaggaagggaagacgGTGATGTACACAGCCATGGGCTCTGAATGGCGCCCTTTTGGCTATCCACGCCGACGGCGGCCACTGAGTTCTGTGGTTCTAGAACAGGGTCTGGCTAACCGAATTGTCCGAGACATCCGGGAATTCATCGATAACCCCAAGTGGTACACTGACAGAGGTGAGAAGCCGCTGGGGTCTTGGCCAGGCTGTTTTTGATGTGGTGCTATAGTAAGGGAAAACAGGCTGGTCTCTGTGGTCATATGGGATGAATATGAAGCTCTAGCTTAATTCCCAGAGATGAAAGTTGGCCCCTAGGGTTAATTTCTTCCAGTACTGAGGTCATCAGGCCACTAGGGGGCAGGGTTGGTAATGAATGTGGACATTTGAAGTAGAGTACTTGAATTCATTTTAGGTCCTGATCATCTTGGCTGTATTCCTAGGCATTCCCTACAGACGTGGCTACCTGCTTTATGGGCCCCCTGGTTGTGGAAAAAGCAGTTTTATGTGAGTAGGATCACATTTTCTCTTAATCCTTAAACTGGAGAAAAACTGGGCTGTGGGGTTGGAAAGGGAATTAAATGTGAACATGATACACATGGGACATGAGATGCCTTAAGATGGGGTGATAGAAGGGTTAGGTCTCTGAGACCCCACCCGTTATGGGGAGGACAAGTATTTGGGCCCAAGGACTGATTCCGGGTTGCCTGCCTGCTGTCATCCTGTCCTCCATAGCACAGCCCTGGCTGGGGAACTGGAGCACAGCATCTGCCTGCTGAGTCTCACAGACTCCAGCCTTTCCGATGACCGGCTCAACCACCTGCTGAGCGTGGCCCCGCAGCAGAGCCTGGTGCTCCTGGAAGATGTGGATGCAGCCTTTCTTAGCCGGGACCTAGCTGCAGAGAGTAAGTGAGGGGAGCTGAGGAAATGGGGAGCATTTCTACGTGACGGTAAATGAGGTACAGGAGTGAGGAGCAGTGGAAGAAAGTGGAAATCCAGAAGGCTGATGGAGGATGCCTGAGTTGGCAACGAGAGTTCACAAGAGTCACTGATAAGCAGGAGAACATGGTGGGGTGTAGAAGGTTTAAGTAGGGTTATGACCGTCCACGCCTCTTTATCTCTGCCTTCCTCTAGACCCAGTCAAGTACCAAGGTCTAGGTCGTCTCACCTTCAGTGGACTGCTCAATGCCTTGGATGGTGTGGCTTCCACTGAGGCACGCATTGTGTTCATGACCACCAACCATGTTGACAGGTAAGAAGGGATGAGGCAATCTGAGACTGTGAGGCAGGACTCCCTGCCCCCTCGGTGCTTTGGGAGATCAGGAGGTTCAGAGAAACCATCATTTTAGGGGGTAGCAGTGGTACTTGTGCCTGTGATCCTGCTTTTGCTGCTCTTAGGCTGGACCCTGCACTGATCCGCCCTGGACGAGTAGACATGAAGGAGTACGTGGGCTACTGCTCACACTGGCAGCTGACTCAGATGTTCCAGAGGTTCTATCCAGGGCAAGCACCTTCCCTGGCCGAGGCTTTTGCAGAACGCGTCCTTCAAGTTACAACTCAGATCAGTCCTGCCCAGGTCCAGGGCTACTTCATGCTGTATAAAAATGACCCTGCAGGGGCAGTTCATAATGCCGAGTCTCTGAGGACGTGACAGGCTGGCCATGCTCAGCTCTTCTCTAGCTCAATAAACACCTGCCACACCGCTCTGGTCTCTGACCCCCTTCCTACCTCCCTGTATTGGTACTTGAATAAAAAGCAAGGACCTTCAGGCATCCAGCATACACAAGTGTTGGGGCATAAGCTAGggcaaagcagaaagaaaagatactATGGCAATCAGGGAAGTAGAGTCTTCCATTTAAAAAGcattcaattaaaaagaatgcatatgcataaaaatgtgtgtgtgtgtgtgtacatagtatatatatgttatgttcCCATATATTCTGCTTAAATGCTGGCTGGCCTCTACTAGTTTTCCTGAAACTCACACTAGCGGAGACGTCAGACCTGTCTTTACTCAGACCCTGATCTCTTGGGAAAACAGACTTTAGAGCAAAGTTAGGGCTATTCTGTCACACTCCAGTCTTGCCAGGAAGTCAGAAAAAGCCATACTGCACAAGCTAGGCGCTACTAAACAAAGAAGCCAAACAAGGCCAGATCTCTTTATTGCCCCCTGCCGCCCCAAATCCCTGTCCCCCCCCACAGTACTGCTAGGAACCATcctcagactccaggctcagggGCTCCCTTCGAGTACCAGGACGATAGGCTCCCCGACCCCGAGGCAGGCGGGGGTAGGAAGAGCCCGGAGTCCGACCCTTGGAGCGCTCCCAGCGAGCACAGTCCCGAGTCCTGCGGGGTGGGGGACCCTGCCAAGTGCCAGGCCCCTTCTCTTGGGGAGGACCTTCAACCCCTTGGCTACAGGGTTCTGGCTTTAGGTCCATGGGCTCCTTGAGGGGCCCCTCGGGAGGTGGCAGTTCCTGGGTGTCATTGGTACCTTTGTGGGCATTGCACTCCCCTCCCTTTAGGTGCCTCCGTTCAGGCTGTCTCCAGGGGCCTCGACCGGCCCGGGGAGGATCTAGCATAGTTTTCGGGGTCTCGCCCAACCTTTGCTGATTTGGCCCAGCCCCTGGAATCTTCTCACACGTGTGCTGGGAGGCCACAGGCAGAGGATCTGATAGGTCGGGTTGGGCAGTTGATGAGGTGGACAGTTCTGTGTCAAGGGCACTGGGTGGGTGGGATCCTCTGGAGGCATCTACAGCTGACTCTGGTTCCAAAGGGGCAGGAGGCTAGAAAGAAGTGAGCAGATACAGTGAGGGAGACGCAGTTCCCCAAAGCAGGGAACTGCAGGCCCCTTGCTCACTACTGGAGCTGACCACCATCAGCCTCAAGGGTAGAAGAGAGCTCACCCTCAGGGCCACTGTGGCAGACGCGTGCTGGTGGGAAGGTAGGTGGCATTAAGTGAGGAATGAGAAAGCCTTTCCTCACCTGCTGGAGGCTGATGAAGTACCGATTACGCTCAGCCTCAAGGTCGATGATACCCCCCCGCTCCTGCTGCCTTTGGTAGAGCCGCTTGCGCTCTTCTTGCTGGCGCAAGCTCTCTGCGTTAGGCTGGTACAGCTCCTAGAGGGAAGCGAGCAGAATgacaaggaggaaaaaataaacagtagaagGCAGACTTGAACCCCTGTTCTTTCAGGATTGCCTCAGGAAATCTGCACaaggttccttttttctctttgagagagagagagaggttgcgagcgagagggacagaggcagagaggatcccaagcaggctccacactcaatgcagtGCCCTGattaagggctcaatcccatgaccctgggaccatgacctgagctgaaatcaggagccaggtgctcaactggctgagccacaggCACCCCCTGTACAAGGTTCTTGGGCTTGTCGCTCAGATGGGGCTCCCAGAGTCTTAGCCTAGTGGGGGCTACGGCTCTGCAGAGAGGTCCCAGGCTGGTCAAGCCCAATTCCCAAGATCCCATTTGAAGCGGACAAGatgccatccctccctccttggaGAATGCCATTATTTCTGGCTCAGATGAGAAGGGGGTTCCCTTACCATGGGCTGTTGAGGTTCGGGGGCTGCTTTCAGTGAGGCAAGATCATACACGAGGGGCTCTCTGCACACCGGACACTGCACACCGACTGCCTTCTAAAAACAGAGGAGCAATCAGAGCCCTGCTTCACAGCCCGTGGTGCTCGCCAGCTGCCTAACCCAGTCAGCCAGCCTAATCCACACGGGGCTGGGACGAAGGGCAGAGGTACACCGTTCAGTAGTGAAGGATAGGACAGGCGTCGTCTCCCTAGATGGAGATGTGGGAACTCTCTGAAACTACAGCAGTACATAGATATGTTTAAAAGAATGCCCTTTTTTTCTGGACAGAGGTGAGCTTTCATTAACCTCAAAGGTATCTGTGACCCTAAGAAGGTGAAGAGCCCCTGGagtggagagacagaaagggtgTTGACGCGGGGGGTCAGGtgggagcagaggctggggagcTGACCTGCTTGGTTGCGGCATGCTGTCGTTCCTGCTCCTGTCCTTGCGCCTGGAGCTCATGCTCCATGTGCTGGATATACCGAGCAAGGCAGTGGCAGTGGAAGTAGTGGTAACAGGGGGTTTTGGTAAAGGCCTCCTTCTCCTGAAGGCAGGACAGACATCCAGCATGACATCAGAGCTCTCATGAGCCCTCCACTGCCCGTCCCAAGCAGACCCCAGGTCCCAAGAGAGAAACCCACCTGGAAACCGTACAGGCAGATGACACACTGGCCATGGGGGATGTTGTTATCTGtgagaatttccttccctttctgaaaggagagaagacacTATTCAAACAGGGAGGCAGGAGCAAGAACTGTGAACAAAGCCTGTCTATTATTCCCAGGAGTGACTGGAGGGACTGTCTCCTATCAAGTCAATGTTACTTTGTGCTCATGAGTTTCTGTCTTAGTGAGGAAGGTAGGATTCACCAAGGGAGGAATCAATCCTCCGTggccccgcccatcccccagaaTCTACCCAGCTGCAAAATccgatttcattatttttccactCATTAAATCACTTTTAATATGTCTCGGGGATGAAAGTAATACACCTTCAGAGAacaaaatgttcaattaaaacgTATCTTCTGGGAGGTGTTCCTAGGTTAAACCCCTCTGAGTATCACTCCCACCCAAAAGTCTGTTCTGGAGTCAGCCTTCAGAAAGAAAGTCAAAGCATGGACAACCCAAACAGAGAACTCAGGCATCAAGTTAGGCAATGAACTAACACATCTGCACTGCTGTCTGAATAGCTAATACTCTGGAATTCTGCAAAGTTCAAAGTGGCATTGTGGAGGCCGGGCTCAGGAGTGCTACAATGGTCTAAGCCCACTCTCTGACTCTGGGCCGCCCACCTTCATtctcttctaaacattttttctcaaaactcgaagttaaggaaaacaaaactgtacTTATTGTGTGTTTTTAATCTCAAGCAACAGAAATTATCTGTGTATGTGAACGTGTAGCTCTATGTGTTCCCTGTGTGTTGTTAATTTCATCGGGGTAGAAACTCTGAACCATGATTTTCTCAGTCAGTTCCAAGGGCAGGTGAGCCTTCAAATGTTCATTTGTGGCTAGATCCTCTAAGCAAGGCCCCTATCTCTTGCTACTTTCAGCCACCAATGCCAAGAGAATGCactgaaatggaataaaaaaatccaagttaaagagaaaaagtaattttcaagATACTGCCATAGGCAACTTGGAGAAGCTACAGAActgtcttttttttggggggggggggtattctCAGAAACGAAGAAAACCTTATTTTTCTGGATTTAGGCCTTACCTAAACAAGGACTAAATTAATGACTCCAGACATATTTAAGATTCTAGGCCCATTACCTCCCTTGAGAGAAACTGCTCTAGCAGTTTCCCAAGCCAGGACACCGCTTACCTCGATGAGTTCATAGAGCATGGCAGTACCCAGCCCAGCATTGGCCACATGGCTCAGTGCCTGCGAAATCCTAAAAAGGGCAAAGCAAACATtaggcctgccccctcccctcaccagACTGAGCTGtatctcctttttcctcctctgaactGTCCAACTTACTTGTGGATCTGTTCATCTGAGAGTCCTCGGGGGTTACGGATAGAGATCTGTGGCACCTCATTGGGGTACTAGTGGGAGAGAATAACAAGTTACTGCTAAAGCACTCTACCTCAGggcctctccccttcctctctttgctACCATAAAGTAGGGGCCTCACCTGTGCTGGGACCTGAAGTACCAGAGTGAAGCAGACATACTGTGAATCCTGATCTTCTGCCGTGGCAGGGTGCAGGGTAATGTAGATTTCCCATGGTGAAGATCTGCAAATGGATAAAGTGGGGACCTGGGATGTGACTAGGCAGGAGTTTGAGGACTGGGGAAAATGGAGGTGAGACAGTAAAGTGGGTGGAGGAAGTGAGCACTGGGCTCTTTCTTTTGGAGATTAAAGGAATAGTCTTTGTCTCCAGGAGAGCAACATTTTCTCTGGATCAAGGCTCACGGATTCTCCACGGAATCCTCTCATTACTAAGGGGACTCCTGCCCACCTCTAGTTGAATACGtaccttccatttcctttaaCCACCTGTAGTTCATCCAGATAGATAGACTCTAACACCTCGACTTCAGAGGGAAGTACCctagagagacagggggagattGACTCACCATTACAGCTCTCCCTGTTAAAGCCTGCTAAAGCCAATGAAGGCTGGCTTTGTAGAAAACTGGCACTCTACCTGAGTGCATTCTCTTGCTAACCTCcataaaaatgggggaaatatgTTTTAAGCTGTCAAGTGGCCAGGAAGGAAGCATGGAAGTTATTCTGTCAACAGTTGAGGAAATGGATTCCCAGGAAGGTGAAATAACTAGCTCAAATATCAAAGTTTAACAGAGGCAGAACTAGAACCAGAGCCAGGTTCCCTGACCTCCTTTTTAAGTTCCATCGCACTATTGATTGGCCATCTATCTGACCCAGAAATATCACGTCCATTGATTACCAACACCGCTCCTGGATTTCCCTACACCACTGTTCACATGGGTCCCAGTGTCTACACATACTGCCAGTATCAGTCACCCTAAGCCTATTCAAAAAGAGAtaccaagaaaaagagataaaggccATGATACAAAAGAGCCACCAACTTTGGAGTAACAGGTACCAGTCACTTACCAGTTACATGATCTGAGTAATTATCTCTGTAAGCTTGAGTCAACCTACCATATATAATACCACCTACTCTCTAGGGTTAGAGAATAAAAGGTTATTTATGAAAAGTACCTAATAATATCTTGGCCACAGTAGCTAGTCTATGTCCTCTTTTCCCCTATTGGTATATAACTTTCTCccttaaaaggaaagaaggaaggatgtaGTTAATATTCAATGTATTCATGACCCTTGTTGTTTGGCTGATCTAGATCAACCTGTTTAGGTCAGGATCTGGTGGTCAAATGTAAATGAGAGGACATACATATTTAATCCTAGAAACAGCAGTTGTAATGCCATTGAAGATGAGTGGCTGGGTTGAGTCCGTAGCTCTACCCAGGCAATGCATGTAAAAATGCATTCTTGGTTTCCTTTCTACAGTTATTGTTCCCTCTTCATCAAGAGCAGGTCTGCCCTAGCATGACCTATATATTACTGGCtctcaaactttctttttaagtcttagaggcctcaaaatataaaataggtaaCAGTGGAGTACTTTGGTTGACATGAGTGTGGGAGTCTCAGAGCATCACAAGCCAGCTGCTACCCTTTCCATGGCTCAAAGTGTCTCCTCCAAATCTTAAAGTTCCCCTGAAGAGGGTTGAAAAACCATGAGCCTAGATGGTCTCAATAAAGGCCAACACAGGCTGGGCTCCCTGAACCAATGAAACACTGACGTGTAACCTCCATTAAGAGGCCCTTCAATACTTCACCCCACCATAGCTGTGACTTGCCCTGGATGtgagggatgggatgggatggtgGTAAAGTGGTGGCCAAAAAAAGGGCGGAGGAGATTATAAGAGTGCTAGTCCTAAAAACATAAGATTTGGAGTCAGATAACTTGGATTCCTAGTCATAACTATGTACCTTTTTAGCAAATCGATTTGCCTCTTCAGGCCTCATCTAGTCCCACTAGATGCCCCATCTAGTGCCCACACCTCAGTTAGTAATGAAAAGAAGGCTTTTATATAGGTTACAAATCCATCGTGATGCTCTCAACTATTCTATGAGGTAGATGCCACACCCACTTTTTTACATCTGAGTACACTGACTCACAGAAGCTAGGTGGCCTGGTTAGCATCACCCAGCTAATAAA is a genomic window containing:
- the LOC123599474 gene encoding mitochondrial chaperone BCS1 isoform X1 gives rise to the protein MPLSDFILALKDNPYFGAGFGLVGVGTALALARKGAQLGLVAFRRHYMITLEVPARDRSYAWLLSWLTRHSTRTQHLSVETSYLQHESGRISTKFEFVPSPGNHFIWYQGKWIRVERSREMQMIDLQTGTPWESVTFTALGTDRKVFFNILEEARELALQQEEGKTVMYTAMGSEWRPFGYPRRRRPLSSVVLEQGLANRIVRDIREFIDNPKWYTDRGIPYRRGYLLYGPPGCGKSSFITALAGELEHSICLLSLTDSSLSDDRLNHLLSVAPQQSLVLLEDVDAAFLSRDLAAENPVKYQGLGRLTFSGLLNALDGVASTEARIVFMTTNHVDRLDPALIRPGRVDMKEYVGYCSHWQLTQMFQRFYPGQAPSLAEAFAERVLQVTTQISPAQVQGYFMLYKNDPAGAVHNAESLRT
- the LOC123599474 gene encoding mitochondrial chaperone BCS1 isoform X2 translates to MQMIDLQTGTPWESVTFTALGTDRKVFFNILEEARELALQQEEGKTVMYTAMGSEWRPFGYPRRRRPLSSVVLEQGLANRIVRDIREFIDNPKWYTDRGIPYRRGYLLYGPPGCGKSSFITALAGELEHSICLLSLTDSSLSDDRLNHLLSVAPQQSLVLLEDVDAAFLSRDLAAENPVKYQGLGRLTFSGLLNALDGVASTEARIVFMTTNHVDRLDPALIRPGRVDMKEYVGYCSHWQLTQMFQRFYPGQAPSLAEAFAERVLQVTTQISPAQVQGYFMLYKNDPAGAVHNAESLRT
- the RNF25 gene encoding E3 ubiquitin-protein ligase RNF25 isoform X1; this translates as MAASASAAAGEEDWVLPSEVEVLESIYLDELQVVKGNGRSSPWEIYITLHPATAEDQDSQYVCFTLVLQVPAQYPNEVPQISIRNPRGLSDEQIHKISQALSHVANAGLGTAMLYELIEKGKEILTDNNIPHGQCVICLYGFQEKEAFTKTPCYHYFHCHCLARYIQHMEHELQAQGQEQERQHAATKQKAVGVQCPVCREPLVYDLASLKAAPEPQQPMELYQPNAESLRQQEERKRLYQRQQERGGIIDLEAERNRYFISLQQPPAPLEPESAVDASRGSHPPSALDTELSTSSTAQPDLSDPLPVASQHTCEKIPGAGPNQQRLGETPKTMLDPPRAGRGPWRQPERRHLKGGECNAHKGTNDTQELPPPEGPLKEPMDLKPEPCSQGVEGPPQEKGPGTWQGPPPRRTRDCARWERSKGRTPGSSYPRLPRGRGAYRPGTRREPLSLESEDGS
- the RNF25 gene encoding E3 ubiquitin-protein ligase RNF25 isoform X2; amino-acid sequence: MAASASAAAGEEDWVLPSEVEVLESIYLDELQVVKGNGRSSPWEIYITLHPATAEDQDSQYVCFTLVLQVPAQYPNEVPQISIRNPRGLSDEQIHKISQALSHVANAGLGTAMLYELIEKGKEILTDNNIPHGQCVICLYGFQEKEAFTKTPCYHYFHCHCLARYIQHMEHELQAQGQEQERQHAATKQAVGVQCPVCREPLVYDLASLKAAPEPQQPMELYQPNAESLRQQEERKRLYQRQQERGGIIDLEAERNRYFISLQQPPAPLEPESAVDASRGSHPPSALDTELSTSSTAQPDLSDPLPVASQHTCEKIPGAGPNQQRLGETPKTMLDPPRAGRGPWRQPERRHLKGGECNAHKGTNDTQELPPPEGPLKEPMDLKPEPCSQGVEGPPQEKGPGTWQGPPPRRTRDCARWERSKGRTPGSSYPRLPRGRGAYRPGTRREPLSLESEDGS